A single genomic interval of Metasolibacillus fluoroglycofenilyticus harbors:
- the lepB gene encoding signal peptidase I, producing the protein MEQTKKEKNELFEWAKALLIAFAVAAIIRYFLFTPIVVDGDSMMPTLENGDRMIVNKIGYKIGSPDRFDIVVFHAPEQKDYIKRVIGLPGDHVEYKDDQLYINGEPIDEPYLDQYKAEIVEGNLTGNFKLQDIDPNLDVIPDGHVFVMGDNRRFSKDSRHIGIVNQKEIIGNTSIIFWPVSDIKIVK; encoded by the coding sequence TTGGAACAAACAAAAAAAGAAAAAAATGAGCTCTTTGAATGGGCAAAAGCGCTGCTCATCGCATTTGCTGTTGCAGCTATTATTCGCTATTTTTTATTCACACCAATCGTTGTAGATGGAGATTCGATGATGCCAACCCTTGAAAATGGCGATCGAATGATTGTGAATAAAATAGGCTATAAAATCGGTAGCCCTGATCGTTTTGATATCGTTGTATTTCATGCACCAGAGCAAAAGGACTATATAAAACGTGTGATTGGACTGCCGGGCGATCATGTTGAATACAAGGATGATCAGCTATATATAAATGGTGAACCGATCGACGAGCCATATTTAGATCAATATAAAGCCGAAATTGTGGAAGGTAATTTGACAGGGAATTTTAAGTTGCAAGATATTGACCCAAATTTAGATGTCATTCCAGATGGTCATGTATTCGTGATGGGTGATAACCGTCGTTTTAGTAAAGATAGTCGTCATATTGGGATTGTCAATCAAAAGGAAATTATCGGTAATACAAGCATTATTTTTTGGCCTGTAAGCGATATAAAGATAGTGAAATAA
- a CDS encoding putative DNA-binding protein — MLLEKTTRMNFLFDFYQALLTDKQRSYMELYYLDDHSLGEIAESYEVSRQAVYDNIRRTEAMLEEYEDKLQLLEKFQERQKVLEQLTKALQQGTTLEEQLTLIEQLKEVD; from the coding sequence ATGCTACTGGAAAAAACAACACGCATGAATTTTCTCTTCGACTTTTATCAAGCATTATTGACAGATAAACAGCGCAGTTATATGGAACTGTATTATTTAGACGATCACTCCTTAGGCGAAATTGCAGAGTCGTATGAAGTGTCTCGTCAAGCAGTTTATGATAATATACGTCGCACTGAAGCGATGCTTGAAGAATATGAGGATAAACTACAGTTGTTGGAGAAGTTTCAAGAGCGTCAAAAAGTACTTGAACAACTGACAAAGGCGCTACAGCAGGGGACGACGCTTGAAGAACAATTAACACTGATTGAACAACTGAAAGAAGTGGATTAG
- the rplS gene encoding 50S ribosomal protein L19 yields the protein MTNIIAEITKEQLRSDLPSFRPGDTVKVHVKVVEGTRERIQLFEGVVIKRRGGGISETFTVRKISYGVGVERTFPVHTPKIAKLEVARRGKVRRAKLYYLRELRGKAARIKERR from the coding sequence ATGACAAACATTATTGCAGAAATCACAAAAGAACAACTTCGTTCAGATTTACCTTCATTCCGTCCTGGTGACACAGTTAAGGTACACGTAAAAGTTGTCGAGGGTACACGTGAGCGTATCCAATTATTTGAAGGCGTAGTAATTAAACGTCGTGGTGGCGGAATTAGCGAAACTTTCACTGTTCGTAAAATTTCTTACGGTGTAGGTGTTGAGCGTACTTTCCCAGTACACACACCAAAAATTGCTAAATTAGAAGTTGCTCGTCGTGGTAAAGTACGTCGTGCGAAACTTTACTACTTACGTGAATTACGTGGTAAAGCAGCTCGTATTAAAGAACGTCGCTAA
- the ftsY gene encoding signal recognition particle-docking protein FtsY: MSFFKRLKEKLIGGAEEEQLKERQQLEEQSEEQAVAEVIENEQPSEVMETVEQTAVEPEIIVEQPLAIVEDAEEQPVEEEKPSAWSITQKFKAGLEKTRNSFTSKVNDLVARYRKVDEDFFEELEDVLLQADVGFETVMELMDKLRFEVQRKNIKDTAGIQAVISEKLVEIYEAGEENLTTIQMQPKGELTVILFVGVNGVGKTTTIGKLAHRLKSEGKTVMLAAGDTFRAGAIDQLQVWGDRVGCEVIKQAEGSDPAAVMYDAIRAAKNRHADVLICDTAGRLQNKVNLMNELEKVHRVISREIPNAPHEVLLALDATTGQNALVQAQMFKDVTNVTGIVLTKLDGTAKGGIVLAIRNKLHIPVKYVGLGEKMDDLQPFDAERYVYGLFAEGLEKELEQIEE; the protein is encoded by the coding sequence ATGAGTTTTTTTAAACGATTAAAGGAAAAATTAATAGGCGGCGCTGAGGAAGAACAGCTAAAGGAACGACAGCAGCTAGAAGAGCAAAGCGAAGAGCAGGCTGTTGCCGAGGTTATAGAAAATGAACAACCATCTGAAGTAATGGAAACGGTAGAACAAACAGCTGTGGAGCCTGAAATAATCGTGGAACAGCCACTGGCGATTGTGGAGGACGCAGAAGAACAGCCTGTCGAAGAGGAAAAACCATCAGCATGGTCAATTACACAAAAATTTAAAGCAGGCCTTGAAAAAACACGTAATTCCTTTACTTCAAAAGTAAATGATTTGGTAGCACGCTACCGTAAAGTAGACGAGGACTTCTTCGAGGAATTAGAGGATGTGCTGTTACAGGCAGATGTTGGCTTTGAAACAGTGATGGAATTGATGGATAAGCTACGCTTTGAAGTACAGCGTAAAAACATTAAAGATACAGCGGGCATTCAAGCGGTAATTTCTGAGAAGCTTGTAGAAATTTATGAAGCGGGTGAAGAGAATTTAACGACGATTCAGATGCAGCCAAAAGGTGAGCTAACAGTTATTTTATTTGTCGGTGTAAACGGTGTCGGAAAAACGACGACAATTGGTAAGCTTGCACACCGATTAAAGTCAGAAGGAAAAACGGTGATGCTTGCAGCGGGCGATACGTTCCGTGCCGGGGCGATTGACCAGTTACAAGTATGGGGCGACCGCGTAGGCTGTGAAGTGATTAAACAAGCGGAGGGCTCAGACCCAGCAGCCGTGATGTATGATGCGATTCGCGCAGCCAAAAACCGTCATGCGGACGTTTTAATTTGCGATACAGCGGGGCGTTTGCAAAATAAAGTAAACTTAATGAATGAGCTAGAAAAAGTACACCGTGTTATTTCACGTGAAATTCCAAATGCACCACATGAAGTATTGCTAGCATTAGATGCAACAACAGGTCAAAACGCGCTTGTACAGGCACAAATGTTTAAGGATGTTACAAATGTAACAGGTATCGTCTTAACAAAGCTAGATGGTACAGCAAAGGGCGGTATTGTCTTAGCGATTCGCAACAAGCTACATATCCCTGTGAAATATGTAGGCTTGGGTGAAAAAATGGATGACCTCCAACCTTTCGATGCAGAGCGCTATGTATATGGGCTATTTGCAGAAGGCTTGGAGAAAGAACTAGAGCAAATTGAAGAGTAA
- a CDS encoding KH domain-containing protein codes for MQQLIETIVKPLVDYPEEVRIETDENTNRIVYKLFVHPEDRGKVIGKQGRVAKAIRTIVYSAAGSHRKKKTYVDILDD; via the coding sequence ATGCAGCAACTGATTGAAACAATCGTTAAACCGTTAGTCGATTACCCAGAAGAAGTCCGTATTGAGACGGATGAAAATACCAATCGAATTGTTTATAAGCTTTTTGTTCATCCAGAGGATCGAGGAAAAGTCATAGGCAAACAAGGACGTGTCGCAAAGGCGATTCGAACAATTGTTTATTCAGCGGCGGGCAGTCACCGTAAGAAAAAGACTTACGTCGATATATTGGATGATTAA
- the ffh gene encoding signal recognition particle protein — protein MAFEGLAERLQGTIQKITGKGKVTEQDVKEMMREVRMALIEADVNLKVVKEFVKKVSERAVGSEVMKSLTPGQQVIKIVQDELTELMGGEQSPIKFNSRPPTVIMMVGLQGAGKTTTTGKLANVLRKKYNRKPLLVAADVYRPAAVQQLQTLGKQLALPVFSLGTDVSPVEIARQALAHAKEEHLDVVIIDTAGRLHIDEELMQELKDIRALKEPDEVFLVVDAMTGQDAVNVAESFNEAVGITGVVLTKLDGDTRGGAALSIRAVTEKPIKFVGMGEKMDALESFHPERMASRILGMGDVLSLIEKAQANVDMEKAKELEEKFLTQSFTFDDFIEQIQALKKMGPLDELLKMIPGMNKVKGMDNVQVDEKQMGRIEAIIYSMTPAEKTNPEIINSSRKKRIAQGSGTSIQEVNRLLKQFEDMKKMMKQMTGMASGKGKKKMKLPGLDSLFK, from the coding sequence ATGGCGTTTGAAGGATTAGCAGAACGGCTCCAAGGAACGATTCAAAAGATTACAGGTAAAGGGAAAGTAACGGAGCAAGACGTAAAAGAAATGATGCGCGAAGTCCGAATGGCATTAATTGAAGCGGACGTAAACTTGAAGGTTGTAAAAGAATTCGTAAAAAAAGTAAGTGAGCGTGCTGTCGGTTCGGAAGTAATGAAAAGCTTAACACCAGGCCAGCAAGTTATTAAAATCGTACAGGATGAATTAACAGAGCTGATGGGGGGCGAGCAAAGCCCAATCAAATTTAATTCAAGACCACCGACTGTCATTATGATGGTTGGCTTGCAAGGTGCTGGTAAAACGACGACAACTGGTAAGCTTGCAAATGTTTTGCGTAAAAAGTATAATCGTAAGCCGCTTTTAGTAGCAGCTGACGTTTATCGTCCGGCAGCCGTGCAACAGCTTCAAACATTAGGGAAACAGCTAGCATTACCTGTCTTTTCATTAGGGACGGATGTTTCACCTGTGGAAATTGCGCGACAAGCATTGGCTCATGCGAAAGAAGAACATTTAGATGTTGTTATTATCGATACAGCAGGACGTTTGCATATCGATGAGGAGCTAATGCAGGAGTTAAAGGATATTCGTGCATTAAAAGAGCCAGACGAAGTCTTTTTAGTTGTAGATGCGATGACAGGGCAGGATGCTGTGAATGTTGCAGAGAGCTTTAATGAAGCTGTAGGTATTACCGGCGTTGTGTTAACAAAGCTTGATGGTGACACACGAGGTGGTGCAGCGTTATCGATTCGTGCTGTAACAGAGAAACCGATTAAATTTGTCGGTATGGGTGAAAAGATGGACGCGCTTGAATCATTCCATCCAGAGCGTATGGCAAGCCGTATTTTAGGGATGGGTGATGTGCTATCATTAATTGAAAAAGCACAGGCAAATGTCGATATGGAAAAAGCGAAGGAGCTAGAAGAAAAGTTTTTAACGCAAAGCTTTACATTCGACGATTTCATCGAACAAATACAGGCACTGAAAAAAATGGGTCCACTTGATGAATTATTAAAAATGATTCCTGGCATGAATAAAGTAAAAGGAATGGACAATGTACAAGTCGATGAAAAGCAAATGGGGCGCATTGAAGCAATCATTTACTCGATGACACCGGCTGAAAAAACAAATCCTGAAATTATTAATTCAAGTCGCAAAAAGCGTATTGCACAAGGGTCAGGTACGTCAATTCAAGAAGTGAATCGCTTATTGAAACAATTTGAGGATATGAAAAAAATGATGAAGCAAATGACGGGGATGGCATCTGGAAAAGGAAAGAAAAAGATGAAATTACCTGGTTTAGACTCATTGTTCAAATAA
- the rpsP gene encoding 30S ribosomal protein S16: MAVKIRLKRMGAKKSPFYRIVVADARSPRDGRQIETVGTYNPLTVPATVAIDEEKALKWLADGAKPSDTVRNLFSEQGIMEKFHNQKFSK, translated from the coding sequence ATGGCAGTTAAAATTCGCTTAAAACGTATGGGAGCTAAAAAATCTCCTTTCTATCGTATCGTAGTTGCAGATGCTCGTTCACCACGTGACGGTCGTCAAATTGAAACAGTAGGTACTTACAACCCACTTACAGTTCCAGCTACTGTAGCTATCGATGAAGAGAAAGCTCTTAAATGGTTAGCTGATGGTGCAAAACCATCTGACACTGTTCGTAACTTGTTCTCAGAGCAAGGCATTATGGAAAAATTCCATAACCAAAAATTCAGTAAATAA
- a CDS encoding ribonuclease HII, translating to MQTITEITVALKAATKQEPWMKAIQYDERAGVQKAWQQFLKRMDKQQLLQQTHDAKIAFDAQFGHLVAGVDEAGRGPLAGPVVTAAVILPENCQALLGLNDSKQLTKEARARMSVLVKEHALSYSTHFQSAQMIDTLNIYEATKQSMASSVLALKMKPNFVIADAMTLPITVPQQSIIKGDAKSLAIAAASILAKTARDDYMEELAKEFPQYGFEQHAGYGTKQHLEALAKYGPTIHHRVSFEPIKSMMKG from the coding sequence ATGCAGACGATTACGGAAATTACAGTTGCTTTGAAAGCAGCCACAAAGCAAGAGCCGTGGATGAAGGCAATCCAATATGATGAGCGGGCAGGTGTGCAAAAAGCATGGCAGCAATTTTTAAAGCGCATGGATAAGCAGCAGCTACTACAGCAAACACATGATGCAAAGATTGCCTTTGATGCGCAGTTTGGACACCTCGTTGCAGGTGTAGACGAGGCAGGACGTGGGCCACTTGCTGGTCCAGTTGTTACGGCAGCCGTTATTTTACCTGAAAATTGTCAGGCTTTACTCGGTTTAAATGACTCAAAACAATTAACGAAAGAAGCGAGAGCACGTATGAGTGTATTAGTGAAGGAACATGCGCTTAGCTACAGCACCCATTTTCAAAGTGCCCAAATGATTGATACACTAAATATTTATGAGGCAACGAAGCAATCGATGGCGAGCAGTGTATTAGCGTTAAAAATGAAGCCAAATTTTGTAATAGCGGATGCGATGACATTGCCAATTACTGTACCACAACAGTCTATTATTAAAGGGGATGCAAAAAGCTTAGCGATTGCAGCTGCTTCTATATTAGCTAAAACAGCGCGTGATGATTATATGGAGGAGCTGGCAAAGGAATTCCCACAATATGGATTCGAGCAGCATGCAGGCTATGGAACGAAGCAGCATCTAGAGGCGCTTGCCAAATATGGACCTACCATTCACCATCGTGTAAGCTTTGAGCCGATAAAATCTATGATGAAAGGGTGA
- the rimM gene encoding ribosome maturation factor RimM (Essential for efficient processing of 16S rRNA), whose translation MEWFNVGRIVNTHGIRGEVRVISTTDFEDTRFAVGSKLAVFKKDEKRPIWVTVESVRRHKNFILLTFEGMNNINLVEPFKEGLLKVTMDQLEDDELEENEYYYFEIKDCEVFSEDGERIGVITNILETGANDVWEVKGPKKMHYIPYIEDVVKEIDIDNKKIIIHVMEGLL comes from the coding sequence ATGGAATGGTTTAATGTAGGACGCATCGTTAATACACATGGTATCCGCGGGGAAGTTCGTGTTATTTCCACGACGGATTTTGAGGATACGCGCTTTGCTGTTGGCAGCAAACTAGCGGTGTTTAAAAAGGATGAGAAGCGTCCGATTTGGGTGACAGTGGAAAGTGTTCGCCGCCATAAAAACTTTATTTTATTAACATTTGAGGGCATGAACAATATTAATTTAGTTGAGCCATTTAAAGAAGGCTTATTAAAAGTGACGATGGATCAGCTTGAAGATGATGAGCTTGAAGAAAATGAATATTACTACTTTGAAATTAAAGATTGCGAAGTATTTTCTGAAGATGGCGAGCGTATCGGCGTTATTACAAATATTTTAGAAACAGGCGCAAACGACGTATGGGAAGTGAAGGGCCCTAAAAAAATGCATTACATTCCCTATATTGAGGATGTTGTAAAAGAAATTGATATTGATAATAAAAAAATTATTATCCATGTGATGGAAGGTTTATTATGA
- the trmD gene encoding tRNA (guanosine(37)-N1)-methyltransferase TrmD: MKIHVLSLFPGMFEGVFNTSILKKAQEKDAVTLAVSDIRDFSDNRHKQVDDYPYGGGAGMVLKPEPMFQAVEEITAGRKPRVILMCPQGERFTQKKAEELAQEEELVFLCGHYEGYDERIREFLVTDEISIGDFVLTGGELPAMTVIDAVVRLLPGVLGKADSHILDSFSTGLLEHPHYTRPADFRGMTVPEVLTSGNHGKIEEWREEQSLKRTLLRRPDLLETLELTDKQRKILEKLKSEL; the protein is encoded by the coding sequence ATGAAGATTCATGTGCTGAGCCTGTTTCCAGGAATGTTTGAGGGCGTGTTTAATACATCTATTTTGAAAAAAGCGCAGGAAAAAGATGCTGTTACACTTGCTGTCTCCGATATCCGTGATTTTAGCGATAATCGTCATAAGCAGGTGGACGACTATCCATATGGTGGTGGCGCAGGTATGGTGCTGAAGCCTGAGCCAATGTTCCAAGCGGTTGAGGAAATTACAGCCGGGCGCAAGCCGCGTGTTATTTTAATGTGTCCACAAGGTGAACGCTTCACACAAAAGAAGGCAGAGGAGCTAGCACAGGAAGAGGAACTTGTCTTTTTATGTGGTCATTACGAAGGCTATGATGAGCGTATACGCGAATTTTTAGTAACGGATGAAATATCTATCGGCGACTTTGTTTTAACAGGTGGCGAACTTCCTGCCATGACTGTCATTGATGCAGTAGTCCGATTATTACCAGGTGTTTTAGGAAAGGCGGATTCTCATATATTAGATTCATTTTCAACAGGCTTGCTAGAGCACCCACATTATACGCGTCCAGCCGATTTTAGAGGCATGACAGTACCGGAAGTATTAACATCTGGAAATCACGGGAAAATTGAAGAGTGGCGTGAAGAACAGTCTTTAAAGCGAACATTGTTACGCCGTCCCGATTTACTAGAAACATTAGAATTAACAGACAAGCAGCGAAAAATACTAGAAAAATTAAAAAGTGAATTGTAA
- the ylqF gene encoding ribosome biogenesis GTPase YlqF yields the protein MTIQWFPGHMAKARREVSENLKLVDIVFELVDARLPLSSRNPMIDQVIHQKPRLLILNKQDMADETETRKWLQYFEEHGYKAVAINSLEGKGLQSVTKAAQAILADKWARMKAKGMKPRAIRAMIVGIPNVGKSTLINRLAKKNIAKTGNTPGVTKAQQWIKVAKELELLDTPGILWPKFEDQEIGYKLALTGAIKDTITNMEDLAVYGLRFLALHYPTRMEERYGLTFVHEDLVETFDHIGKLRRVFGQGGEIDYDQVAELIVRDIRSQHLGKLTFDFVDEQLEKDAFIEQ from the coding sequence GTGACAATTCAATGGTTTCCAGGGCATATGGCGAAGGCTCGCCGCGAGGTGTCTGAAAATTTAAAGCTTGTCGATATCGTGTTTGAGCTAGTCGATGCAAGGCTCCCGCTATCGTCGCGCAATCCGATGATTGACCAAGTCATTCATCAAAAGCCACGCCTATTAATTTTAAATAAGCAGGATATGGCAGATGAAACTGAAACGCGCAAATGGCTGCAATACTTTGAAGAGCATGGCTATAAGGCAGTGGCGATTAATTCGCTTGAAGGGAAAGGGCTACAATCTGTAACAAAGGCTGCCCAAGCTATTTTAGCGGATAAATGGGCGCGCATGAAGGCGAAGGGTATGAAGCCACGTGCTATTCGTGCGATGATTGTCGGCATTCCAAACGTAGGGAAATCAACACTCATCAATCGCTTAGCTAAGAAGAATATTGCCAAAACCGGTAATACACCGGGTGTTACAAAGGCACAGCAATGGATTAAAGTAGCGAAAGAGCTAGAGCTGCTTGATACCCCCGGCATTTTATGGCCGAAATTTGAGGATCAAGAAATTGGTTATAAGCTAGCATTAACAGGAGCCATTAAAGATACGATTACCAATATGGAAGACTTAGCAGTATACGGCCTGCGCTTTTTAGCATTACACTATCCTACACGTATGGAGGAACGCTATGGGCTAACCTTTGTACATGAGGACTTAGTCGAAACATTCGACCACATCGGAAAACTGCGCCGTGTATTCGGACAAGGTGGCGAAATTGATTACGACCAAGTAGCTGAGCTAATTGTGCGCGACATTCGCAGCCAGCATTTAGGGAAGTTAACATTTGATTTTGTGGATGAGCAATTAGAGAAAGATGCATTTATAGAACAATAA
- a CDS encoding S-layer homology domain-containing protein yields MRKKFFFIVGILVIGTLLGITPPANATGSTYFTDTDNWGGGNADSVADGDLDIELKNANSNVDSKYPIEVKIENVTNLPQKNAHLLIRAYDVDEYRPQITSTGEWNRVYFSSNPSDIVLGPNYTPFPWIPLTDIYKREIPSQSYLGTLVGENNKWSTTVLPFEANEWSRIAQGDNYAGLTIHHYYKATGNVNTGWALTVDWIQLIIDGGEQEFAEITNTTVKVENGKILLDTSFLSKISGDFSMEVFITEEVLEEDIFITRTVGQTKKLFNNINTMQQIWKNIEIINSQIRPTNNYQISFILSEDRGGGLLSESYTNPGKVQHLISFSTNNLATPVIDLHPVGATVTVDDANPTINVGATVSDGGPLNYQWYSNSINNNTTGAIIDGATSPTYIVPTGVEGTTYYYAVVANRNGGKTAVSNPAKMEVIAKINVAPPMITKQPSGAIVLEGSAPPLLHVDATTNGSGTLSYQWYSATTNDPNDGVLIDGATNPRYEAPTSIEGTTYYYCIVTNTDNNATGQKTATEISDVVKVQVNALTHAEKLSVMLQPANQTVNIGEPAILSVIASGGASLSYQWYSSATNVANKGMPINGAINASYLAPTNTEGITYYYSVVTNTDSSATGNQITTTTSDVAKVQVNALTNATTPSIITQPANQIVNRGEAAILSVVASGGVSLSYQWYSSTTNDTNNGTLINGATNATYLAPTNVEEEVYYYCIVTNTDNNATGTKTAAIISNIAKIQVKSMDVPPIRGSYSPPSTVKIILHTNDGIILEPIEITYNTKISDLPVPTREGYRFDGWYQDKALTKRWEEETLARENIELYAKWIKLPQEESETAQESPLPSMVFSDMESHWANEIVHELVALGIIQGYEDGTFRPNEAISRMHVTALLTRAFAFEKVRTAIHFSDVSPTHPYYKEITVLQQAGIIDGKNGEFLPAEKMTRAQLAKVLAGVLGLTPEGTSSFADVDSQHWSAGYIAVLEREGIAFGDNGNFRPGEPVTRAQFAALLYRITQFQEE; encoded by the coding sequence ATGCGAAAAAAATTCTTTTTTATAGTTGGCATTTTAGTAATAGGCACGCTGCTAGGAATAACCCCCCCAGCAAATGCAACTGGTTCAACTTACTTTACTGACACAGATAATTGGGGAGGGGGAAATGCTGATAGTGTGGCAGATGGTGATTTAGATATTGAATTAAAAAATGCTAATTCAAATGTTGATTCAAAATATCCAATTGAAGTTAAAATTGAAAATGTTACAAATTTACCGCAAAAAAACGCTCACCTACTTATTCGCGCCTATGATGTAGATGAATATAGGCCGCAAATAACTAGTACTGGTGAGTGGAATCGAGTTTATTTTTCAAGTAATCCATCTGATATAGTACTTGGTCCAAATTATACACCATTTCCATGGATTCCCCTCACAGACATTTACAAAAGGGAAATACCTAGTCAATCGTATCTTGGCACACTTGTTGGTGAAAATAATAAATGGAGTACCACAGTTCTGCCCTTTGAGGCGAATGAATGGAGCCGAATTGCGCAGGGGGATAATTATGCTGGGCTAACAATCCATCATTATTATAAAGCCACAGGCAATGTTAATACGGGTTGGGCGCTCACTGTAGACTGGATACAATTAATCATTGACGGTGGGGAGCAGGAATTTGCAGAAATTACAAATACCACTGTGAAGGTTGAGAATGGAAAAATATTATTGGATACTTCCTTTCTATCAAAAATTTCAGGGGATTTTAGTATGGAGGTATTTATTACAGAAGAAGTGCTAGAAGAAGATATATTTATTACAAGAACTGTCGGTCAAACTAAGAAGCTTTTTAATAATATAAATACAATGCAACAAATTTGGAAAAATATTGAGATAATTAATTCACAGATTAGACCAACTAATAATTACCAAATTAGCTTTATATTATCTGAAGATAGAGGCGGAGGGCTGCTTAGTGAAAGCTATACAAACCCTGGGAAAGTTCAACATCTTATCTCGTTTTCTACTAACAATTTAGCTACACCAGTTATTGATTTACATCCTGTAGGGGCAACAGTTACAGTAGATGATGCAAATCCGACAATAAATGTAGGAGCGACTGTTAGCGATGGTGGGCCATTGAACTATCAATGGTATAGTAACTCAATAAATAATAACACAACTGGTGCAATTATAGATGGCGCAACAAGTCCAACTTATATTGTACCAACAGGAGTGGAGGGTACTACCTATTATTACGCTGTTGTAGCAAATCGAAACGGCGGTAAAACAGCAGTGAGTAATCCGGCTAAGATGGAGGTTATAGCCAAAATAAACGTAGCCCCACCAATGATTACTAAGCAACCAAGTGGAGCAATAGTTCTAGAGGGAAGTGCCCCTCCATTGCTTCATGTAGATGCAACGACAAATGGTAGCGGAACATTGAGTTATCAATGGTATAGCGCTACAACAAATGACCCGAACGATGGTGTGCTAATAGATGGAGCAACAAATCCCCGCTATGAAGCACCGACAAGTATAGAGGGAACAACCTATTACTACTGCATTGTGACGAATACAGATAACAATGCGACTGGTCAAAAGACAGCAACGGAGATTAGTGATGTAGTAAAGGTGCAAGTAAATGCCTTAACTCATGCAGAAAAACTAAGCGTTATGCTGCAACCAGCAAATCAAACTGTAAATATAGGAGAGCCTGCTATATTAAGTGTAATAGCAAGTGGAGGTGCATCACTCAGCTACCAATGGTATAGTAGCGCAACAAATGTTGCAAATAAAGGGATGCCAATAAACGGAGCAATAAATGCAAGTTATTTAGCACCAACAAATACAGAGGGAATTACCTATTACTACAGCGTTGTAACGAACACGGACAGCAGTGCAACAGGCAATCAAATAACAACAACGACTAGTGATGTAGCAAAGGTGCAAGTAAATGCTTTAACAAATGCGACAACACCTAGCATTATTACGCAGCCAGCAAATCAAATAGTGAATAGAGGAGAGGCTGCTATATTGAGTGTAGTGGCAAGTGGAGGCGTCTCCTTGAGTTATCAATGGTATAGCAGTACAACAAATGACACGAACAATGGCACATTAATAAACGGTGCTACAAATGCAACATATTTAGCACCAACAAATGTGGAAGAAGAAGTCTATTATTACTGTATTGTGACAAATACAGATAATAATGCAACAGGTACTAAAACAGCAGCAATAATTAGCAATATAGCAAAAATACAGGTTAAATCGATGGATGTACCGCCAATCCGAGGCAGCTATTCACCTCCATCAACGGTAAAAATCATTTTGCACACGAATGATGGAATAATACTTGAACCAATTGAAATTACTTATAATACAAAGATAAGCGATTTACCTGTACCAACAAGGGAGGGCTATCGTTTTGATGGCTGGTATCAAGATAAAGCATTAACAAAACGATGGGAAGAGGAGACGCTTGCTCGAGAAAATATCGAGCTTTATGCGAAGTGGATAAAATTGCCGCAAGAGGAATCTGAAACAGCGCAAGAGTCGCCACTACCTAGCATGGTATTTAGCGATATGGAAAGCCATTGGGCAAATGAAATTGTGCATGAGTTAGTAGCACTTGGCATTATTCAAGGCTATGAAGACGGTACTTTCCGTCCGAATGAGGCAATTAGTCGTATGCATGTAACGGCATTACTAACAAGGGCATTTGCATTTGAAAAAGTGCGAACAGCCATTCATTTTTCAGATGTGTCACCAACCCATCCCTACTATAAAGAAATTACTGTCTTACAACAGGCAGGCATTATAGATGGGAAAAATGGTGAATTTTTGCCAGCAGAAAAAATGACACGTGCACAGCTAGCGAAGGTGCTCGCTGGTGTGCTAGGTTTAACTCCAGAGGGCACAAGCTCATTTGCGGATGTGGACAGCCAGCATTGGAGTGCAGGCTATATTGCAGTGTTAGAACGTGAAGGCATCGCATTTGGCGATAATGGGAATTTCCGACCGGGCGAGCCTGTAACACGTGCCCAATTTGCCGCACTTTTATATCGGATTACCCAGTTTCAAGAAGAGTAG